CTTGCATGAGGGCCATACAAAGGCGTTGAATTTGAAGGCCGCCATCTTCAGAAAGCTGGGATGCGCGGAAAAAGCGCGGGAGGCGGCGAGGACCGCCGGGCTTGTTGACCCGCTGGACATGTTCTCGCGGGTCGAGCTGGCCCGCCTTGGTGATGATAAAGAGATAATCGAAACATACGGCGGCAAGCCCGAGAACTTTATTGATGTGGCGTGCGACTACATTGGTGCCGGATTTTATGACGACGCGCTTTTTGCCCTCGGTCTGACCGGCGTCGATTATCCATTGTTCGACTACTATCGCGCCCTGTGCCATGACAAAATGGGACAGGCGGACAAGGCCGCCGAATACTGCAAAAAAGCCGACAGCCAGGATACCGGATATTGCTTCCCCTCGCGGCTTGAAGACATGGCCGCGCTCGAATGCGGAATCGCGCTCTATCCCGCCGGGGCAAACGCATACTATTATTTAGGCTGCTTGTATTATGACAAATTCCGCTATGACGCGGCGATGTCATGCTGGGAAAAAGCGATTGAAAGAAACGGAGGCCACGCCAAGGCGCTCAGAAACCTTGCCCTGGCCTATTTTGATAAAAAAGGCGACTTCATTTCCGCAAAAACCCGCATGGAGAAAGCACTGGAAAGCGACACGACCGAGCCGCGCCTCCTGTTTGAATACCAGCACTTGCTTAAAAACATGAATATCGCGCCAGAAAAACGCCTGGCGGTGTATGACAAGCATGAAAATTTAATGTTGATGCGGGATGACAGCTATCTGGATTATTTGACATTAAAATCCATGACGGCCGATTACTCCACGGCCATCGAGCTTGCCAAAACAAGACGTTTCCACATATACGAGGGCGGCGAGGGAAAACTGACCCGGCAGCACGCTTGGATGCACGTTTTATACGGCAACGAGCTTGCCGGGAAGGGCGACTTAGGGAAGGCGGCCGAAATATACAAGGACGGCATCAACATGCCAAAGTCGTATGGCGAGGCCAAAACCTTCTTCAATCAGGAGGCCCATGTGTATTATTTCACGGGGCTGCTGCTTGAAAAACAAGGGCTGGATTCGATGGGAGCCTTTGCAGAGGCCGCGGTTTACAAAGCCGCCGTTTCGGAGCTTTCAATGTTCCGGGCGCTGGCCTTGCGGAAGCTCGGGCGATTTGCCGAGGCCGGCGCAGTTTTGGAGGAGATGATGCGCGCGGGCGATAATCTTATCGAAAACCGCGACCGTCGCACTTATTATGGCGTCGGCTCACCGTCGCCGCTGCCGTTTGAGAACGACATTGTAAAGAACAACCTTGTGGAAGGATATGTTTTAAAAGCGTATGCCTCGCTGGGGTTGGGAAAATTTGGGAATGCGGAGGATCATATTAAAAAAGCCGGGGATCTTAATCCGCATGATTTTAGAATATACGCATTCCATTGCATCAAGGACAGGATTGATGTTTGAAATTAATTAACCACCAAAAACAATGTCCTCTAAAAGACCGTTCTGGCACGGCTACAAATGGGAGATGCTCGCGCTGCTCTCGGTGGCCTTTTTGCTCAACCAGGCCGACCGCGCCATTTACGGCGTGGTGCTGCCGCAGATCACGGTCGATCTGCAGTTGACCGAGTCGCAGGCCGGCCTTGTCGCCACCGTGCTTTTTCTGACGATGGCGGTGTTGATGCCCTTCGCCGGGTTCGCCGGCGACCGGCTGCCCAAGGCGCGCCTCATCACCTTCTGCCTCATCCTTTGGAGCGTGGCGACGCTGTTCACCGGCGTCGTTGGCGGCGTGGTGGGACTGGTGCTGTTGCGCAGCGTGCTGACCGGCGGGGCCGAGGCTTTTTACGCTCCGGCGGCCTACGCGCTGGTGGCGAAGTTTCACACGACCACGCGCAGCATTGCCCTGTCCGTCCATCAGGCTGCATTTTACGTCGGCGTCATGACGAGCGGTTTCATCGCGGGCTGGGTCGCCGAGCAATGGGGCTGGCGCCACGCCTTCTATACTTACGGTGGCGCAGGCATCCTGCTCGGCTTTGTGTTCATGTTCCGTCTCCGTGACACACGGGTGCCCGTCTTGGACGAGGAAACTCCAAGTTCCCAAATTACGGATTCCAGCCCGGTTGAAAAAACAAATTCCGACGGCCCCCCGCCGGGTTTCTGGCAGTCCTTCAGTTTATTTTTCCGCGTGCCCTCGGCGTTGCTGCTTACCTGCGGCTTCGCCGGGATTCACTGCGCGCACTCCGCCTACATAGTGTTCGCGCCCAAGCTGCTCCTCGAAAAATTCCCCTCGCTCTCACTCACGATGGCCGGCGGCTACGCGATGTTCTTCCATTATCTCGCGGCGTTCGTGGGAATCATTGCCGGCGGCGTGTTATCGGATTATTTGGTGAGCAAGCGTCCCGCCGTGCGGCTGGAGTTGCAACTGGTCTCGATGGCCCTCGGTGTGCCGTTTATTGTTTGGATGGGCCTTGCGCCAAGCCTTGTGTCGGTTTGCGTTGCCATGTCTTTCTTCGGCCTGTTGCGCGGCGTGTATGAAAGCAACACCCAGGCTTCGCTCTTCGATGTGATCCCGCCGCGCTTCCGCGGCATGGCGTGGGGGGTGATGGCGATGCTCGCGCTTATCCCCAGCTCCTTCATGCCCTGGCTGATGGGCATGGTGAAGGACCGGCTGCCGGAGAACGGCTTCTCGTATGGCTTCGCGGCGACGGGCGTGTTCTGGGTGCTCGGCGCCCTCGCGCTTCTGGCGGCAAGACTGCGCACCTTCCATCGCGACCGCATTGACCTCTCTTGAAAAATTCCCAGCATCCCGCCCCGCCCTGCGATCAGGTCAGGTCAAACCACTCGCAGACTCGTAGGCACTTCATTCATAGACACGTTCATTAGCGGTTAAAGAAGGTTCGCTTTGATTGCAGTCGTTTCATAGGGGCATCTATACGCGTGCGCGCGTGATGTTGCGATATTGCAGCGCAGAGAGCGCGAAGAAGCCGGATTTTTATCCACGGGGGATCGGCACACAACCGGTGCCCGGGCTGAACCTCACCCTCGGTAATGCTGCCTGTGCTGGTCGCGGTATTCGCACGGGGACATCCCCGTCTGCGTGGCAAACATTTGCACGAACGCGGACTGCGACAAATAGCCGCTCTGCACCGGGATGTCACCGAGCGGCATGTCCGTCTGCCTCAGCAGTTGCTTCGCGCCCTGCAGCCGTAACTGCACGAGATAATCATGCACGGTCTTTCCCACGTCGGCGGAAAATATCCGCTCAAGCGTGCGCCGGGACACGCCCGCGGCGGCGGTCACCTGATCCACGCCAATCGGATGGTGGCTTTCCGCACGCATGAACTCAAGCGCCTTGAGCACCGCGGGACGCGCCGCCGGCAGCCTGTCCGTCGAGGTGCGGCTGATTATGTCCAGCGGAGCGAGCGACAGCCACTTTTCCTTGACCTTTTTTCCGGCCATCAGCCGCTCCAGCATCTCCGCCCCCATCCATCCGATTTTCCGCGTCGGCAGCACCACGCTGGAAAGGCGCGGCTGCGTCATTTCGCAAATCAACTCATCGTTGCCAGCGCCGATCACCCCGACCTCGTCCGGCACGCGGATGCCCGCCCAGCGGCACGCCTCCAGCACGCGTTCGCCAATCCTGTCGTCGCAGGCCAGCACGCCGGCGGGCTTGGGCAGCGCCTTGATCCAGCGCATCAGCGGCGTGATGTCCACCGGGCCGTCGAGCCATGTATCCTTGAAGACATGGCCCGCGCCATTCGTCTGCTCCACAAAATGCGCCAGCCGCGTGTCCGAGGTGGGGTTGTTGGCGAACCCGCAGAACCCGAGGTGCTCGAAGCCGGCCGAGCGGAGGTGCCCGGCCCCCGCGCGCACGAGCATGGCGTCATCCTGGAACACAGCCGCGTCCGCCAGGTGCAGGTTCTGCGAGTCGGTCTCCACGCACACCGCGCCACCCTCCTTCAGCATCTTTTGAAACCCCTGGTCCAGGCAGTCGAAAATGATCGCCCCGTCAAAGGCGAGGAGGGCGTCGCGGACAAGGACGCTTTTGTTGTCCTGCTGGATCCGGTAGGTCTGCCAGTTCTGCTTCTGCGCATATTGCAGGAAGCCGAGCAGCCGTTCGCGGCCCCACTGGTCGCGTGTGCCTATGCACACCGCCACGCGCAGGGGCTTGCCCGGTTTCCGCCGTGCGAGGGCCTTTTTTCGTCCATCCATCCATGGACCTCATGTATTCCGGAAGGAAAAGTCAATGACGCAAAATCGGTATATGTTGGCGTAATTCCGGCACTAGACAGCCATGCCCGGATCATCCACGCTGGCGTCAAAAATCAGGTACCCTCAACCACAACCCAAACAGCCTAATGCCGCTCGCATCTTCAAAGCAGCATCGCCGGGCTGCGCCCCCTACGCCACTCCAAACACGCCGCTTAAACCATGCGGGCTGAACCACGTCCGCTCCCATCAAAAAATACCCTCACCACCAATCAGAATCTATAGTTTATGAAAACCACCGCCTGCCTCTCCGCCCTGCTCCTCTTGTCCGCGCTTGCGCTCGCCGCGCCTCCGCCCGCCGGTGCCGCGCCGCTGCCGCAAGCCAGACGCAACGCCAGTCAGGAAGCCGGCATGAAACTCAAGGCCGGGGTCACCGACCTTCATGCCGATCTCGTTTACAAAAAAGTCGGTGACGACGACATCACCCTCGACCTCTTCCTGCCGAAAACAAAAACCGGCAAAGACGGAAAGGCGCTTTTCCCGAATGGCACGCCGGTGGTGTTTTATTTACACGGCGGCGCTTGGAGCGCGGGCAACCGCTACGGCCACTCGCTTTCCGATGTGCAATTTTTCAGCGATAACGGCCTCGCTCTTGTTCTGGTCACTTACCGCTTCACCAAGAAAGGCAACGGCCTCACTCTCGCCGACTGCGTCACGGACTGCTTCGACGCCGCCCGCTTCATCGCCAAAAACGCCGCCCAATACGGCCTTGATCCGACGCGCTTCCTCGCCCACGGGAGCTCAGCCGGCGGCCACTTGTCGCTGATGGTGCTGCTGGCCGACCCCGCGCAATTCCCCGGCGACTCCGGCCTTGCCGGCGCGACATTTCGCTTCATCGGAGCTGTCGCCGCCTGCCCTCCCTGCACCTTCTATTCCCCGGAGGCATGGGGAAAAAACGAGGTGCGCCAGACCGAGCAGTGGTTCGTCGAACGGCTCGGCGGCCTCCGTTCCGAGACGCGCGAACTCGCCCAAAAAGTCAGCCCGCTCTGGTGGCTGAAAAAAGACTCCCCCCGCGCACTCATCATTCAGGGCGAGGCCGACCCGAAGGTGAACGTCGGCCACGCGCTTCTCATGGAGAAAAAAGCGCGCGAACTCGGCGCAGACCTCACCGTCTGGCGCATCCCCGGCGCCAACCACAGTTTCAAAGGAAACCGCTCCCCGATGAAAAACATCCGCTGGCAGGACCTCGCCTGCCCCAACCTCCTCGACATGGCCCGGAACTAGGGGCAGGGAGCGGGAGCACGCTGGTTTATAAATATTTCATCCATGAATAATCAAAACAATAAACTCATCGCAGACACGAAGAACACTGATCATTTCATATAGCCTCTTTTCATCTTCGTGCCCTCTGTGGTGAAATTAAAAAATATCATCATGATCTTCGATGCCTGCGTTCAGTATGGATTCCGCACCAAACGAAATCGCAGCACCACCAATTTCAACCACATCATCGGCGTGAATATCAAAAACCTGAACGACACCGTCCGGTATACCCATAACGGCATACGCAACTCCAGACACCAGATATGCCTCCGCTACAGCATAGGCTTCTGAAGAAAAGCATGAAAACCAGCAGCGAGTAGTGAGCAGAAAGACACCAAGACAGGAAAACAAGCAAATCACATCATCCCGAAACAGCGCAGGCGAAACCTGCGCTGTTGCCGCCGCAGGCGGCCATGCTCGCCCCGCTACTCGATGCCACATCCGCCGCCCCATTTTTAATCCTTAGTTTTCTTCGTCCACCCACCCGCATCTTATGAAAACACTCCGCGCTTTCACACGCTGCCTCTTTCTGGCCTTCGGCCTTCAGGCTTTCAGCCTTTTGCTCCCCGCCGCCAATATTTATTGGGACCCTGGAGTCACGGGCACTTGGTTCACTCCCAACGGCTGGCGCGAAGGCAGCGCCACCGGTGCCTTGCGCGGCGCCCCTCTCGATACTGACAGCGCTTACATCGGAACCGGTCACGTCACCATCGGCACCGGCGTCTTGGCTGCCAATGCCACACTCTATGTCGGCTACGGCGCGAGTTCCTCCGGCACGCTTGTCATCGAAGCCGGCGGTGTGGACTGGACTACCAGCAACGGTTATATCGGCTACTCAAGCGGCGGCAGTCTTGGTCGTGCCATCGTCGGGGGGCTCATGCACATCGGTTCCTATCTTATAACCGGCTATTCCGGCACCGGCTACCTTGATATTACCTCCAGTGGCACTGTGCAAGCCATCGATTATCTCAACTTTGGCCACACTGCCGCTGGCAGGGGCTTCGCCAACGTCGAGGGCACCTTGGATGTCGGTTCCTATATGTTGCTCGGGCGTCAGGGCCAGGGCACCATGGATGTCGCCTCCGGCGGCGTTGTATCAATCTCCACCTACTTGGATGTTGGCCAGTCGGCCGGAAGCGTCGGTCTCCTCAACCTCGCGGGCAGCCTTTCTGCCGGCACCTACATTAATATCGGCGGCAATGGCGCCGGCACTGTCAATGTCACTCCCAGCGGCTCCATGAGGGCCACCGGCACCACTTCCATTGGCAACGGCGCCGGTTCCCGCGGCACCCTCGATGTTGCCGGCACTTATGTTGGCAACGGGGAATTTCGCATCGGCGGCAGCGGGACGGGCACGCTCATGCTGCGCGACGGCGGCTCCGTGCGCGTCGGCACCGGCACCATCACCCTCGCCCAGGCCGCCACCGGCCTGCTCGAAATCGCCGGGGCTAGTGCCGGCGCCATCACCGGCACAAACGGCACAAGCCCCGTCACTATCACCGGCGGCGCCGGCAGCGCGCGCGTCTTGTTTTCGCACAGCGACGCAAATTACACGTTCGCGAACAATCTCGCCGGCTCGCTCGCCGTCGAGGTCAACGGCGGCGGCCTCACCACCCTCACCGGCTCCAACAATTACACCGGCGGCACCATCGTGCGCTCCGGCACCCTCGCCGGCTCGACCGCGAGCATCCGCGGCGACTCCATCCTGGTTGACGGCGCTCTCCTCCTCGACACGCCCGACGCTCACAGCCTCACCCTCACCGGCACCGGCGCATTCAACAAACTCGGCGCCGGCTCGCTCACGCTCACCCCCGCCTCCAGCTTCACCGGCGCGTTTATCGTGGCCGCGGGCGCCGTCACGCTCTCCGGCGCAGCCACGCTTGACAACACCAGGGCCGTCACGCTCGCCTTCGGTGGCACGCTCACCGGCTCACTTGCGCGCACCGCCGGCCAGACACTCTCCGCCGCCGCTGGCAGCGCCATCACCGGCAATGTTTCATTCAACAACACCACGCTCGCGCTCGCGCCCGCGTCCCCGGGTGCGGCGGCGTTCTCCATCGGCGGCAACCTCACGTTTGCCGACTCCACCCTCAAACTCGGCCTCTTCGACGCATCCGACAGCATCATCGACATCGGGGGAACTGTCAGCATTGCCGGCGTGAACACCATCGACCTCACACTCGGCATGTCCGGCTCCTACACGCTCTCCGGTCTCGGCGCGCTGGCCGGCAGCACCATCACGATTGACGGCGCCGCGCAAGGCGGCCTCCGCCAGACCGCCTTCACCACTGCCGCCGGCGCCGACCTCCTGATTTTATTCGACGCCGATATTTCGCGCAGCCTCATCTGGACGGGCTCCGCCTCCGCACTCTGGAACGTCATCGACGACAACTGGACCGGCTCCAACAACACCAAAAACTACGCCGCCCTCGACACCGTCATCTTCGACGGCGTCACGGACGCCGCCAACCCTGCCAACCGCACGATCACGCTCACCCAGAATACGCGAGTTTCCGACATCACTGTTTCAGGCGACGCCGATTACACCTTTGACGGCGCGGGTGGCATCACTTCCGGCACGACCATCATCACTGCGAGCGGCAGCGCCAATCTCACAGGCGTCACGGGCAAACTCAATAAATCCGGCGCAGGCACGCTTACCTTCGAAAACACAGGCGCGAACAATTTTGTGGGAGGCATCGAAATCTCCGGCGGCGCCATCGTCTTCAACGACGTCGCCCAGCTCGGCACCGCCACCGTCGGCGGTGGGCACGCTCCGATCAGTTTCACCGGCTCCGGCGGCACGTTCGTCGGCGTCCTTTCCGGCACCGGCGCGCTCGCCGCCGAAGTCAGCATCGCCGGCGCCGCAACCGCCACCCTCGACATCGCCGACGGCACGCTTGAGCTTGCCGCCGGCGTCTCCGGCGCGGGCGCGCTCGAAAAAACCGGCGACGGCACGCTCACCATCACCGGCGACGCCGTGCATACCGGGGCCGTCACCATCACCGGCGGCACGCTTGCCGCCGGCGGCGGAAACCTGCGCGGTGCGTCCATCACAAACAACGCCGCCCTTGCGCTCGGCGTCGGCGACGCCGGCGCGGTGTACTCCGGCGCAATGACCGGCACTGGCGCGTTCTTCAAGATCGGCACGGGCGCGCTTGAAGTCACCGGCGCCATCACGGTTGACACCGTGACCATTTCCCAAGGCGCGCTCGCCATCAAGCCCGCCGCCACGCTCGCCGCGGCGGCGGCGTTTCACATCGCGCCCGGCGCCGCGCTCCACGGCACGGGAGCCTTCTCCGCTCCACAGTTGACCAATGCCGGTGTCATCAAGGTGGGCCGCGCCGCCAACCAGGCTGCGCAGCACGGCGTGATGACCTTCACCGGCAACTACACCGGCGCCGCCGGCGCGGAAATCCGCCTCGACATGTCCTTCAACGCCAATGGCGCGATGGAGTTCGACCGTTTCATCATCAACGGCAACGCCGACGGTGTCACCCGCCTCTCGTTGCAGGAGCAGCCCAGCGCCGAGCGTTTGAAGGGCGACACCTCGCTGCTGCCCGCGCTCGGCGACATGCTCACCGTCACCGGCAGCGTTGCCCCGGACGCGTTTGTCCACGACGGCACCGTCGAATTCGGCGGCGGCCAATACC
This genomic stretch from Termitidicoccus mucosus harbors:
- a CDS encoding tetratricopeptide repeat protein, whose protein sequence is MNIEDVTVSLSSRDGKKLVEYTTYKRGQKQPIEPRKPVLRPSEINNIEELYINGLHLEQYKQHNYDAKDYYIEGLNRDPGDVRCNTALARLCLKNGEFEKCVGYSDAAIKRLTLRNQHPVDTEAMYLKGLALKYLGKYDEAYDVLFKAGWNYAHRGAAYYELANIDCMNGKFADALEKLDVSAGLHEGHTKALNLKAAIFRKLGCAEKAREAARTAGLVDPLDMFSRVELARLGDDKEIIETYGGKPENFIDVACDYIGAGFYDDALFALGLTGVDYPLFDYYRALCHDKMGQADKAAEYCKKADSQDTGYCFPSRLEDMAALECGIALYPAGANAYYYLGCLYYDKFRYDAAMSCWEKAIERNGGHAKALRNLALAYFDKKGDFISAKTRMEKALESDTTEPRLLFEYQHLLKNMNIAPEKRLAVYDKHENLMLMRDDSYLDYLTLKSMTADYSTAIELAKTRRFHIYEGGEGKLTRQHAWMHVLYGNELAGKGDLGKAAEIYKDGINMPKSYGEAKTFFNQEAHVYYFTGLLLEKQGLDSMGAFAEAAVYKAAVSELSMFRALALRKLGRFAEAGAVLEEMMRAGDNLIENRDRRTYYGVGSPSPLPFENDIVKNNLVEGYVLKAYASLGLGKFGNAEDHIKKAGDLNPHDFRIYAFHCIKDRIDV
- a CDS encoding MFS transporter, with amino-acid sequence MSSKRPFWHGYKWEMLALLSVAFLLNQADRAIYGVVLPQITVDLQLTESQAGLVATVLFLTMAVLMPFAGFAGDRLPKARLITFCLILWSVATLFTGVVGGVVGLVLLRSVLTGGAEAFYAPAAYALVAKFHTTTRSIALSVHQAAFYVGVMTSGFIAGWVAEQWGWRHAFYTYGGAGILLGFVFMFRLRDTRVPVLDEETPSSQITDSSPVEKTNSDGPPPGFWQSFSLFFRVPSALLLTCGFAGIHCAHSAYIVFAPKLLLEKFPSLSLTMAGGYAMFFHYLAAFVGIIAGGVLSDYLVSKRPAVRLELQLVSMALGVPFIVWMGLAPSLVSVCVAMSFFGLLRGVYESNTQASLFDVIPPRFRGMAWGVMAMLALIPSSFMPWLMGMVKDRLPENGFSYGFAATGVFWVLGALALLAARLRTFHRDRIDLS
- a CDS encoding xylose operon transcription regulator XylR, with product MDGRKKALARRKPGKPLRVAVCIGTRDQWGRERLLGFLQYAQKQNWQTYRIQQDNKSVLVRDALLAFDGAIIFDCLDQGFQKMLKEGGAVCVETDSQNLHLADAAVFQDDAMLVRAGAGHLRSAGFEHLGFCGFANNPTSDTRLAHFVEQTNGAGHVFKDTWLDGPVDITPLMRWIKALPKPAGVLACDDRIGERVLEACRWAGIRVPDEVGVIGAGNDELICEMTQPRLSSVVLPTRKIGWMGAEMLERLMAGKKVKEKWLSLAPLDIISRTSTDRLPAARPAVLKALEFMRAESHHPIGVDQVTAAAGVSRRTLERIFSADVGKTVHDYLVQLRLQGAKQLLRQTDMPLGDIPVQSGYLSQSAFVQMFATQTGMSPCEYRDQHRQHYRG
- a CDS encoding alpha/beta hydrolase gives rise to the protein MKTTACLSALLLLSALALAAPPPAGAAPLPQARRNASQEAGMKLKAGVTDLHADLVYKKVGDDDITLDLFLPKTKTGKDGKALFPNGTPVVFYLHGGAWSAGNRYGHSLSDVQFFSDNGLALVLVTYRFTKKGNGLTLADCVTDCFDAARFIAKNAAQYGLDPTRFLAHGSSAGGHLSLMVLLADPAQFPGDSGLAGATFRFIGAVAACPPCTFYSPEAWGKNEVRQTEQWFVERLGGLRSETRELAQKVSPLWWLKKDSPRALIIQGEADPKVNVGHALLMEKKARELGADLTVWRIPGANHSFKGNRSPMKNIRWQDLACPNLLDMARN
- a CDS encoding autotransporter domain-containing protein codes for the protein MKTLRAFTRCLFLAFGLQAFSLLLPAANIYWDPGVTGTWFTPNGWREGSATGALRGAPLDTDSAYIGTGHVTIGTGVLAANATLYVGYGASSSGTLVIEAGGVDWTTSNGYIGYSSGGSLGRAIVGGLMHIGSYLITGYSGTGYLDITSSGTVQAIDYLNFGHTAAGRGFANVEGTLDVGSYMLLGRQGQGTMDVASGGVVSISTYLDVGQSAGSVGLLNLAGSLSAGTYINIGGNGAGTVNVTPSGSMRATGTTSIGNGAGSRGTLDVAGTYVGNGEFRIGGSGTGTLMLRDGGSVRVGTGTITLAQAATGLLEIAGASAGAITGTNGTSPVTITGGAGSARVLFSHSDANYTFANNLAGSLAVEVNGGGLTTLTGSNNYTGGTIVRSGTLAGSTASIRGDSILVDGALLLDTPDAHSLTLTGTGAFNKLGAGSLTLTPASSFTGAFIVAAGAVTLSGAATLDNTRAVTLAFGGTLTGSLARTAGQTLSAAAGSAITGNVSFNNTTLALAPASPGAAAFSIGGNLTFADSTLKLGLFDASDSIIDIGGTVSIAGVNTIDLTLGMSGSYTLSGLGALAGSTITIDGAAQGGLRQTAFTTAAGADLLILFDADISRSLIWTGSASALWNVIDDNWTGSNNTKNYAALDTVIFDGVTDAANPANRTITLTQNTRVSDITVSGDADYTFDGAGGITSGTTIITASGSANLTGVTGKLNKSGAGTLTFENTGANNFVGGIEISGGAIVFNDVAQLGTATVGGGHAPISFTGSGGTFVGVLSGTGALAAEVSIAGAATATLDIADGTLELAAGVSGAGALEKTGDGTLTITGDAVHTGAVTITGGTLAAGGGNLRGASITNNAALALGVGDAGAVYSGAMTGTGAFFKIGTGALEVTGAITVDTVTISQGALAIKPAATLAAAAAFHIAPGAALHGTGAFSAPQLTNAGVIKVGRAANQAAQHGVMTFTGNYTGAAGAEIRLDMSFNANGAMEFDRFIINGNADGVTRLSLQEQPSAERLKGDTSLLPALGDMLTVTGSVAPDAFVHDGTVEFGGGQYRWDFSLNGGAGGWRTLVIEPASAFGMLDAAVLLIGRASFASIENRLLAARETNTGQKKHLWAAGLQRSENLGAVRYDHYETSPRADADTQGIQAGIDWFADRQGAFIFGLFVDYAKSDMHLPGRTTYSRATSTGYGMYGAWNIGGLHVDARLRLGSEKYNIGATRVAPFATTGYSWGGSFSAGYDIALGKTGKWRLEPAARFVYQEHNIEGATDAFGRHYDVDSANSRETRLGLRLSREGVWKNGLKCAPYIHAGWLYDFGGEGRLVVARETFNHNFGGGGAELGGGLLFELRRNITLQAGFAWFDTASTQGTTATAGIAIAW